Proteins encoded together in one Bacteroides ovatus window:
- a CDS encoding 2-oxoacid:acceptor oxidoreductase subunit alpha, whose product MADEMMVKELEEVVVRFSGDSGDGMQLAGNIFSNVSATVGNDICTFPDYPADIRAPQGSLTGVSGFQVHIGAGQVYTPGDRCHVLVAMNPSALKTQIKFCKPQGLIITDSDSFEARDLEKAQFKTNNPFEELGIKQEVLEVPISSMCKESLKDSGLDNKSILRCKNMFALGLVCWLFNRNLAAAEKMLREKFAKKPEIAEANIKVLNDGFNYGANTHASVSTYKIESKAPKSKGLYTDINGNKATAYGLIAAAEKAGLGLYLGSYPITPATDILHELAKHKSLGVKTVQCEDEIAGCASAVGAAFAGALAVTTTSGPGVCLKSEAMNLAVIGELPLVIVNVQRGGPSTGLPTKSEQTDLLQALYGRNGESPMPVIAATSPTNCFDAAYMACKIALEHMTPVVLLTDAFVANGSAAWKLPNLDEYPAINPPYVTPDMAGNWTPYQRNPETGVRYWATPGTEGFMHRIGGLEKSNETGVISTEPENHNKMVHLRQAKVDKIADYIPELEVLGDEDADLLIVGWGGTYGHLRLAMDYMREHGKKVAFAHFQYINPLPKNTADVLRKYKKIVVAEQNLGQFAGYLRMKVPGLNISQFNQVKGQPFVTRELIDAFTKLLEE is encoded by the coding sequence ATGGCAGACGAAATGATGGTTAAAGAATTGGAGGAAGTAGTAGTACGTTTCTCCGGCGACTCCGGCGATGGTATGCAGCTGGCCGGCAACATCTTCTCGAACGTGTCGGCTACAGTGGGAAATGACATCTGTACATTCCCTGACTATCCGGCAGACATCCGCGCCCCGCAAGGTTCGCTAACCGGTGTTTCCGGTTTCCAGGTCCACATCGGCGCCGGACAAGTTTACACTCCCGGAGACCGTTGCCACGTATTGGTGGCTATGAACCCTTCCGCACTGAAAACACAAATCAAATTCTGTAAACCGCAAGGACTTATCATCACCGACTCCGACTCATTCGAAGCCAGAGATTTGGAAAAGGCACAATTTAAAACCAACAATCCCTTTGAAGAATTAGGAATAAAACAGGAAGTATTGGAAGTTCCTATCTCTTCCATGTGCAAAGAGAGCCTGAAAGACTCCGGATTGGATAACAAATCGATTCTCCGTTGCAAAAATATGTTTGCACTCGGATTGGTTTGCTGGTTGTTCAACCGTAACCTTGCTGCTGCTGAAAAAATGCTGCGCGAGAAATTCGCCAAGAAACCCGAAATAGCAGAAGCTAATATTAAGGTATTGAACGATGGCTTCAACTACGGAGCAAACACTCATGCTTCTGTCTCTACTTATAAGATTGAAAGCAAAGCTCCGAAATCAAAAGGACTTTATACAGATATCAACGGTAATAAAGCAACCGCTTACGGACTGATTGCCGCAGCTGAAAAAGCAGGTCTGGGGCTCTACCTGGGTTCTTATCCTATCACTCCGGCTACTGATATTCTGCACGAATTAGCTAAACATAAATCATTGGGAGTCAAAACCGTACAGTGCGAAGATGAAATAGCCGGTTGTGCTTCTGCAGTTGGTGCCGCTTTTGCCGGTGCTTTGGCAGTGACTACGACTTCCGGCCCCGGTGTTTGCCTGAAGAGTGAGGCGATGAACCTTGCTGTAATCGGTGAACTTCCATTGGTGATTGTCAATGTACAGCGTGGCGGTCCGTCTACCGGTCTTCCTACTAAATCAGAACAGACCGACTTATTACAAGCCCTTTACGGACGCAACGGCGAAAGCCCGATGCCTGTAATCGCTGCAACATCGCCGACCAACTGTTTCGACGCCGCTTATATGGCATGCAAGATTGCCTTGGAACACATGACTCCGGTTGTATTGCTGACTGATGCTTTCGTAGCTAACGGTTCTGCCGCATGGAAACTTCCTAACCTGGATGAATATCCTGCCATCAATCCTCCGTATGTGACCCCGGATATGGCCGGCAACTGGACTCCTTACCAACGTAATCCGGAAACAGGCGTACGCTACTGGGCTACTCCGGGAACTGAAGGATTCATGCACCGCATCGGTGGTCTTGAAAAGAGCAACGAAACAGGCGTTATCTCTACCGAACCGGAAAACCACAATAAGATGGTTCATCTGCGTCAGGCCAAAGTGGATAAGATTGCAGACTATATCCCCGAACTCGAAGTATTGGGTGACGAGGACGCAGACTTGCTGATTGTTGGCTGGGGCGGTACTTACGGACATCTCCGTCTGGCTATGGACTATATGCGCGAACATGGAAAGAAAGTGGCTTTCGCTCACTTCCAATACATCAATCCGCTGCCGAAGAACACTGCCGATGTGTTGCGTAAATATAAGAAAATCGTGGTAGCTGAACAGAATCTGGGACAATTTGCAGGTTACTTGCGCATGAAAGTGCCCGGATTGAACATCAGCCAGTTCAACCAGGTGAAAGGACAGCCTTTCGTCACGAGAGAATTGATAGATGCATTCACTAAATTATTGGAGGAATAA
- a CDS encoding 2-oxoacid:ferredoxin oxidoreductase subunit beta, which translates to MSDKVYTVQDYKSGQPRWCPGCGDHAFLNSLHKAMAELGTAPHDIAVISGIGCSSRLPYYVNTYGFHTIHGRAAAIATGAKVANPNLTIWQISGDGDGLAIGGNHFIHALRRNIDLNMILLNNRIYGLTKGQYSPTSERGLVTKSSPYGTVEDPFRPAELAFGARGRFFARCIAVDGAASVEVLKAAANHKGASVVEVLQNCVIFNDGTHASVATKEGRAKNAIYLEHGKPMLFGENKEFGLMQEGFGLKVVKLGENGITEKDILIHDAHCQDNTLQLKLALMEGPDFPIALGVIRDVDAPTYNDAVVEQIEEIKGKKKYHNFQELLMTNETWEVK; encoded by the coding sequence ATGAGCGATAAAGTATATACCGTACAAGATTATAAATCAGGTCAGCCACGCTGGTGTCCGGGATGCGGTGACCACGCTTTCCTGAATTCACTGCACAAAGCCATGGCCGAACTGGGAACAGCTCCGCACGATATTGCCGTAATTTCGGGTATCGGTTGTTCTTCCCGTCTGCCTTATTATGTAAATACCTATGGTTTCCACACCATCCACGGACGTGCAGCCGCTATTGCAACAGGAGCTAAAGTAGCCAATCCAAATTTGACTATCTGGCAGATTTCCGGCGACGGTGACGGTCTGGCAATCGGTGGTAACCACTTCATCCACGCTTTACGCCGTAATATCGACCTGAATATGATTCTGTTGAACAACCGTATCTATGGTCTGACAAAAGGACAATATTCACCGACTTCGGAACGCGGACTTGTAACCAAGTCTTCTCCTTACGGAACCGTGGAAGATCCTTTCCGTCCCGCTGAACTGGCATTCGGCGCCCGCGGACGCTTCTTCGCACGCTGTATTGCAGTAGATGGTGCCGCTTCGGTAGAAGTATTGAAAGCAGCAGCCAACCATAAAGGTGCTTCTGTTGTAGAAGTTCTGCAAAACTGCGTGATCTTCAACGACGGAACTCACGCCAGCGTTGCCACCAAAGAAGGACGTGCCAAGAATGCTATCTATCTGGAGCATGGCAAACCGATGTTGTTCGGCGAAAACAAGGAATTCGGATTGATGCAGGAAGGCTTCGGGCTGAAAGTAGTGAAACTGGGTGAGAACGGTATCACAGAAAAAGATATCCTTATCCACGACGCACACTGTCAGGACAATACACTGCAACTGAAACTGGCTTTGATGGAAGGTCCCGACTTCCCGATTGCGCTCGGTGTAATCCGTGATGTAGACGCTCCGACTTACAATGATGCTGTCGTTGAACAAATCGAAGAAATCAAAGGCAAGAAGAAATATCACAATTTCCAGGAGCTGTTGATGACTAATGAGACTTGGGAAGTGAAGTAA
- a CDS encoding AGE family epimerase/isomerase: protein METTIERLKEEVQQVLTTNILPYWIEKMQDRGNGGFYGRITGQECLVAEAEKGAVMNARILWTFSAAYRLLHKTEYLEIATRAKREIIDRFYDTQFGGVYWSIDAHGQPLDTKKQVYAIGFAIYGLSEYHRATADDEALEYAVRLFHDIELHCFDKGKNGYYEAFSREWGEIADMRLSDKDANERKTMNTHLHILEPYTNLFRIWKDEMLKSRLHNLIRLFIDEIMDMDTRHLQLFFDDNWRSNYHIISYGHDIEASWLIHEAALVLADRQLLTEIEMYIVEMAEAAAEGFLSDGGMIYELRTDSSSIDADRHWWVQAETVVGFMNLYQHFGDKLSLSRAVRCWEFIKKYLIDYANGEWYWSLSADGTVNREDDKAGFWKCPYHNGRMCMEIMERF from the coding sequence ATGGAAACTACTATTGAACGCCTGAAAGAGGAGGTGCAACAAGTGCTTACCACTAATATTCTCCCTTACTGGATAGAAAAAATGCAGGATAGAGGGAATGGAGGATTTTACGGTCGCATCACAGGGCAGGAATGTTTGGTTGCTGAAGCGGAGAAGGGAGCTGTCATGAATGCACGCATCCTGTGGACGTTCTCTGCTGCTTACCGCCTGTTGCATAAGACCGAATATCTGGAAATTGCCACTCGCGCCAAACGTGAAATAATCGACCGCTTTTATGATACACAATTTGGAGGAGTTTATTGGAGCATAGATGCTCATGGGCAGCCTTTGGATACAAAGAAGCAGGTCTATGCTATCGGATTTGCTATTTATGGACTGAGTGAGTATCATCGGGCAACGGCGGACGACGAGGCTTTGGAATATGCTGTCCGCCTTTTTCATGACATCGAATTGCATTGTTTTGACAAAGGAAAAAATGGGTATTATGAAGCGTTTTCCAGAGAATGGGGAGAAATAGCAGATATGCGTCTCAGTGACAAGGATGCTAATGAACGCAAAACGATGAATACTCATTTGCATATTCTTGAGCCTTATACCAATCTTTTCCGGATATGGAAGGATGAAATGCTGAAAAGCCGGTTGCATAATCTTATCCGTTTGTTCATTGATGAGATTATGGATATGGACACAAGGCATCTGCAACTTTTCTTTGACGACAACTGGCGAAGCAATTACCATATTATATCTTACGGTCATGATATTGAAGCGTCGTGGCTTATTCATGAGGCGGCACTCGTACTTGCTGACCGCCAACTATTGACCGAAATAGAAATGTATATCGTTGAGATGGCTGAAGCTGCTGCGGAGGGCTTTCTTTCCGACGGAGGAATGATTTACGAATTACGGACTGACAGTTCGTCTATTGATGCCGACCGGCATTGGTGGGTACAAGCTGAAACAGTGGTAGGATTCATGAATCTATATCAACATTTCGGTGACAAGCTATCTTTGTCACGTGCTGTCCGGTGTTGGGAGTTCATCAAAAAGTATTTAATTGATTATGCAAATGGAGAATGGTACTGGAGCCTTTCGGCTGATGGGACTGTCAACCGTGAGGATGATAAAGCCGGATTTTGGAAATGTCCTTACCATAACGGGCGTATGTGTATGGAGATAATGGAGCGCTTTTGA
- a CDS encoding MFS transporter: MIKLKEKIGYGLGDMASSMFWKLFGSYLMIFYTDVFGMSAAVVGTMFLVTRVWDSAFDPIVGIIADRTHSRWGKFRPYLLFLAFPFAFIGILTFTTPEWSMTAKIVYAYITYSLMMMVYSAINVPYASLLGVMSAEPHDRNVLSVYRMVFAYLGSFIALLLFMPMVNAFSEGHGEQYGWEMAVTVIAVMCTVFFIGCFALTRERVKPIREKQAPLKDDLKDLLHNRPWWILLGAGIAALIFNSIRDGATVYYFKYFIVENSNEPVTFLGIPFVLSGLYLAIGQAANIIGVVLAAPVSNRIGKKRTYMWAMVVATVLSIVFYWFDKENLVLIFIFQILISICAGSIFPLLWSMYADCVDYSELKTGNRATGLIFSSSSMSQKFGWAIGSAVTGWLLGYFGFQANVVQNDQAINGIRMFLSFLPAIGTLLSILFISMYPLSERRMKEIIGELEQKRNQH, encoded by the coding sequence ATGATAAAACTAAAAGAAAAGATTGGCTACGGTTTGGGAGACATGGCTTCCTCTATGTTCTGGAAGTTGTTCGGCTCTTATCTTATGATATTCTATACGGATGTATTCGGGATGTCTGCAGCCGTTGTGGGGACTATGTTCCTCGTCACTCGTGTATGGGATTCGGCATTCGATCCTATTGTCGGAATCATTGCCGACCGCACTCATTCACGGTGGGGGAAGTTCCGCCCTTATCTGCTATTTCTTGCTTTTCCGTTTGCCTTCATCGGAATCCTTACTTTTACTACTCCCGAATGGAGCATGACGGCGAAGATTGTATATGCTTATATTACTTACTCACTGATGATGATGGTTTATTCTGCTATCAATGTGCCTTATGCTTCTCTGTTAGGTGTAATGAGTGCCGAACCGCACGATCGCAATGTACTGTCTGTCTACCGCATGGTATTTGCCTATTTGGGCAGTTTCATCGCATTGCTGCTGTTCATGCCTATGGTGAATGCTTTTAGCGAGGGACATGGTGAGCAATATGGTTGGGAAATGGCTGTAACTGTGATTGCTGTCATGTGTACTGTCTTTTTTATCGGTTGTTTTGCTTTGACCCGTGAGCGTGTGAAACCTATAAGGGAGAAGCAAGCCCCGCTGAAAGATGATTTGAAAGATTTGTTGCACAACCGTCCCTGGTGGATTTTGTTGGGAGCGGGTATTGCTGCCTTGATTTTCAATTCCATTCGTGACGGTGCCACTGTGTATTATTTCAAGTACTTTATTGTAGAAAACAGTAATGAGCCGGTTACTTTTCTAGGTATCCCATTTGTATTAAGCGGACTGTACCTGGCTATTGGACAGGCGGCTAATATTATCGGAGTGGTTTTGGCCGCTCCGGTCAGTAACCGTATCGGGAAGAAAAGAACTTATATGTGGGCTATGGTAGTTGCAACGGTGCTCAGTATCGTTTTCTACTGGTTCGATAAAGAGAATCTCGTACTCATTTTTATTTTCCAGATACTTATCAGTATTTGTGCCGGCAGTATTTTTCCTCTTTTATGGAGCATGTATGCCGATTGTGTAGACTATTCCGAACTTAAAACGGGTAACAGGGCTACCGGACTGATATTTTCTTCTTCATCCATGAGCCAGAAGTTCGGGTGGGCAATCGGCAGCGCTGTCACTGGCTGGTTGTTGGGGTACTTCGGTTTCCAGGCGAATGTGGTGCAAAATGACCAGGCTATTAATGGTATCAGGATGTTTCTCAGCTTTTTGCCTGCCATAGGTACCTTATTGAGTATTTTATTTATCAGCATGTATCCGCTATCCGAAAGAAGAATGAAAGAAATCATCGGGGAACTGGAACAGAAGAGAAACCAACATTAA
- a CDS encoding glycosidase, with protein sequence MITFKEKLNTLFDDYNKLITSKNVPLEDGNGILTRYKYPILTAAHTPVFWRYDLDSESNPYLMERIGMNATLNSGAIKWNGKYLLVVRVEGADRKSFFAVAESPNGIDNFRFWDYPITMPEDVIPATNIYDMRLTAHEDGWVYGIFCAERHDPAAPAGDLSSATATAAIARTKDFVNWERLPDLKTGSQQRNVVLHPEFVNGKYALYTRPQDGFIDAGSGGGIGWALVDDMTHAEVREETIIDRRYYHTIKEVKNGEGPHPIKTPKGWLHLAHGVRGCAAGLRYVLYMYMTSLEDPTRVIASPAGAIMVPEGGERVGDVSNVLFSNGWIADEDGKVFIYYASSDTRMHVATSTIDRLVDYCLNTPQDGYSSSASVEILKRQIAKNLKLMS encoded by the coding sequence ATGATTACATTTAAAGAGAAGTTGAATACTCTGTTTGATGATTACAATAAACTGATTACCAGCAAGAATGTGCCTTTGGAAGACGGTAACGGTATTCTCACCCGTTATAAGTATCCGATACTGACGGCTGCCCATACTCCTGTCTTCTGGCGTTATGATTTGGATTCTGAATCCAACCCTTATCTGATGGAGCGTATCGGCATGAACGCTACATTGAATTCCGGCGCTATTAAATGGAACGGCAAGTACCTGTTGGTAGTACGTGTGGAAGGTGCCGACCGTAAATCGTTTTTTGCGGTGGCCGAGAGTCCTAATGGCATTGACAATTTCCGTTTTTGGGATTATCCTATTACGATGCCCGAAGATGTGATTCCGGCTACCAATATTTATGATATGCGCCTTACGGCGCATGAAGACGGCTGGGTGTACGGCATTTTCTGCGCGGAAAGACATGACCCGGCAGCGCCGGCGGGCGACTTGTCGTCGGCAACTGCCACTGCTGCCATAGCTCGTACCAAAGATTTTGTGAACTGGGAGCGGCTGCCTGATTTGAAGACCGGAAGCCAGCAACGCAATGTCGTGCTTCATCCCGAATTCGTCAATGGGAAATATGCACTTTACACCCGTCCGCAGGACGGATTCATCGATGCCGGAAGCGGAGGGGGAATCGGCTGGGCATTGGTGGACGATATGACTCATGCGGAGGTAAGAGAGGAAACGATTATTGACCGGCGCTATTATCATACCATCAAAGAGGTGAAGAACGGAGAAGGACCGCATCCTATCAAGACTCCTAAAGGGTGGCTGCATCTGGCACATGGGGTTCGCGGATGTGCCGCCGGGTTAAGGTATGTTCTTTATATGTATATGACTTCTCTTGAAGACCCGACGCGTGTGATAGCTTCTCCTGCCGGGGCAATCATGGTTCCCGAAGGCGGGGAGCGTGTGGGAGATGTTTCGAATGTACTGTTTTCCAATGGCTGGATTGCAGATGAAGACGGAAAAGTATTCATTTATTACGCTTCGAGTGATACACGTATGCATGTGGCAACTTCTACCATAGACCGATTGGTGGATTATTGTCTGAATACTCCGCAAGACGGTTATTCTTCATCTGCTTCTGTGGAAATACTGAAACGCCAGATTGCGAAAAACCTGAAATTGATGAGTTGA
- a CDS encoding alpha-galactosidase has translation MMKNLIRICLFTMLLFVTGDLAAQNIHLSTPRTSLVLSAPAGGELKYVYYGSKLTENDCREVYNAPTMQHGAYPVYGMNCPGESALAVTHADGNMTLQMEVAGTEIKNTDGAVTAVIKLKDKVYPFSVNVCYKAYSDVDIIETWTEIAHAEKKNVMLRKFDSAFLPVRRGDVWLSSLYGSWANEGRLVQEPLEPGMKVIKNRDGVRNSHTAHAEVMFSLDGKPQENYGNVIGAALCYGGNYKLRIDTDDSEYHQFYAGINEENSVYNLKKGELFITPALALTYSAEGLSGCSRNFHRWARKYKLAHGNSLRKILLNSWEGVYFDINENGMNQMMGDIASMGGELFVMDDGWFGDKYKRNSDNSSLGDWKVDTGKLPGGIRKLVDDARQYKVKFGIWIEPEMANTTSELYEKHPEWILKAPLREPVLGRGGTQVVLDLGNPQVQDFIFNLVDTLMTNYPEIDYIKWDANMAIMNHGSDYLPKDEQSHLYIAYHRGFENVCRRIRAKYPELTIQACASGGGRANYGVLPYFDEFWVSDNTDALQRIYMQWGASYFFPAIAMASHISAAPNHQTFRTIPLKYRIDVAMSGRLGMEIQPKNMTGEEKELCRKAIADYKMIRPVVQLGDIYRLLSPYDRLGAASLMYVAPEKEKAVFYWWKTEHFCNQHLPRTRMAGLHPDKIYKVTELNRIDNQPLDYEGKAFSGAYLMANGLEMPYNHKVDYHKLSDYSSRVLYLEEVK, from the coding sequence ATGATGAAGAACCTGATTAGAATCTGCCTGTTTACTATGCTTTTGTTTGTAACAGGAGACCTGGCTGCCCAAAATATACATTTGTCAACCCCTCGTACCTCACTGGTGCTCTCGGCTCCGGCGGGAGGAGAGTTGAAGTATGTATATTATGGCAGTAAGCTTACTGAAAATGACTGTCGCGAAGTTTATAATGCACCTACCATGCAACATGGGGCTTATCCGGTATATGGTATGAACTGCCCGGGTGAGTCGGCGCTGGCAGTGACTCATGCCGACGGAAATATGACTTTGCAAATGGAAGTGGCTGGTACGGAAATAAAGAACACTGACGGAGCAGTTACTGCTGTCATTAAACTGAAAGACAAGGTCTATCCGTTTTCTGTGAATGTGTGCTACAAGGCCTACTCCGATGTCGATATCATAGAGACTTGGACGGAGATAGCCCATGCGGAGAAAAAGAACGTTATGTTACGTAAGTTTGATTCGGCTTTTCTGCCTGTGAGAAGGGGAGATGTATGGTTATCAAGTCTGTATGGCTCATGGGCCAACGAGGGAAGGCTTGTGCAGGAACCTCTTGAACCGGGCATGAAAGTGATAAAGAACCGGGACGGTGTGAGAAATTCACATACGGCACATGCCGAGGTGATGTTCTCGCTTGACGGGAAACCTCAGGAGAACTATGGCAATGTCATTGGTGCAGCTCTTTGTTATGGCGGAAACTACAAACTGCGCATTGATACGGACGATAGTGAATATCACCAGTTTTATGCCGGCATAAATGAAGAAAATTCAGTTTATAACTTGAAGAAAGGAGAACTTTTCATAACTCCGGCTTTAGCATTGACTTACAGTGCTGAAGGGTTGAGCGGATGCAGCCGTAACTTTCATCGTTGGGCGCGCAAATACAAACTGGCGCATGGAAATTCTCTCCGTAAAATATTGCTGAACAGTTGGGAAGGAGTGTATTTTGATATCAACGAGAACGGTATGAACCAGATGATGGGAGATATCGCATCTATGGGCGGTGAACTGTTTGTGATGGATGACGGGTGGTTTGGCGATAAATACAAACGTAACTCTGACAATTCTTCATTGGGCGACTGGAAGGTGGATACCGGGAAGCTGCCCGGTGGTATCCGTAAATTGGTGGACGATGCCCGCCAATATAAGGTGAAGTTCGGTATATGGATTGAACCGGAAATGGCCAATACCACTAGTGAACTTTACGAAAAACATCCGGAATGGATATTGAAAGCTCCCTTGCGCGAACCGGTATTGGGGCGTGGAGGGACGCAGGTGGTGCTTGACTTGGGTAATCCGCAGGTGCAGGATTTCATATTCAATCTTGTAGACACTTTGATGACCAATTATCCGGAAATAGATTACATCAAATGGGATGCGAACATGGCTATTATGAATCATGGGTCGGACTATCTGCCGAAGGATGAACAAAGTCATCTGTATATTGCCTATCATCGGGGATTTGAGAATGTTTGCCGCCGGATACGTGCCAAATATCCGGAACTCACCATACAGGCGTGTGCCAGTGGAGGCGGGCGTGCCAATTATGGAGTGCTTCCTTACTTTGATGAGTTTTGGGTGAGTGACAATACGGATGCGTTGCAACGAATTTATATGCAATGGGGAGCCTCTTATTTCTTTCCGGCTATAGCTATGGCTTCACATATCAGTGCTGCGCCCAATCATCAGACTTTCCGCACCATTCCTTTGAAATACCGTATCGATGTGGCTATGAGCGGTCGTTTGGGAATGGAAATACAGCCCAAGAATATGACAGGCGAAGAGAAAGAGCTATGCCGTAAAGCTATTGCTGATTATAAAATGATTCGTCCTGTGGTACAGTTGGGAGATATTTACCGGTTGCTTTCTCCGTATGACAGGCTGGGGGCAGCTTCGCTGATGTATGTTGCACCGGAAAAAGAGAAGGCTGTGTTCTATTGGTGGAAGACCGAGCATTTTTGCAATCAGCATTTGCCGCGTACCAGGATGGCGGGGCTTCATCCGGATAAGATTTATAAGGTGACCGAGCTGAACAGGATAGACAACCAGCCTCTGGATTACGAAGGAAAAGCTTTCAGCGGCGCGTATCTGATGGCGAACGGGCTGGAAATGCCTTATAATCACAAAGTGGATTACCATAAGTTGAGTGATTATTCCAGTCGGGTACTTTATCTGGAAGAGGTTAAGTGA
- a CDS encoding glycoside hydrolase family 26 protein, translated as MMKYIILTINAIFCLLLPTACSGSGETGEKTPETVALLQNLKQAERKGILFGHHDDTAYGIGWEGDKGRSDVKSVCGAYPGVMSFDLGEIELGGTHNLDKVSFAHLREYIIEQYARGGMISLSWHVRNPKTGGDSWDVTDSTVVASVMQGGENHVKMLEWIDRVADFLLSLKTKEGVLIPVVFRPWHEHTGSWFWWGKDLCSSEQYKTLWRMTNDRLRLKGVNNVLLAYSPGMESDTVEEYLERYPGDDIIDVLGTDVYQFERSQYIKQLNKMLTILTEAGKKHDKPIALTETGLEGIPDSLWWTGTLLPVIEKYPLSYVLVWRNAREKSTHYYAPYPGQVSADDFVKFSRSPKILFVGDNFELYK; from the coding sequence ATGATGAAATATATTATTCTGACTATTAATGCGATATTTTGCCTCCTCTTGCCGACTGCATGTAGCGGAAGTGGAGAAACCGGTGAAAAAACTCCGGAAACAGTTGCCTTGTTGCAAAACTTGAAACAGGCGGAACGGAAAGGCATCCTTTTCGGTCATCATGATGATACTGCTTACGGAATAGGTTGGGAAGGAGATAAGGGTCGTAGCGATGTTAAAAGTGTCTGCGGTGCCTATCCGGGGGTGATGTCTTTCGATTTGGGCGAGATTGAACTCGGAGGAACACATAATCTTGACAAAGTATCCTTTGCGCATCTTCGTGAATATATTATCGAGCAGTATGCCCGTGGCGGCATGATTTCGCTCAGTTGGCATGTACGTAATCCGAAAACGGGCGGTGACTCATGGGATGTGACCGATAGCACCGTAGTGGCTTCTGTCATGCAAGGGGGAGAGAACCATGTGAAAATGCTCGAATGGATAGACCGTGTGGCCGATTTCCTGCTTTCGCTGAAGACAAAGGAGGGTGTACTCATTCCTGTGGTGTTCCGCCCTTGGCATGAACATACCGGAAGCTGGTTTTGGTGGGGAAAGGATTTGTGCTCTTCGGAACAGTACAAGACCCTTTGGCGGATGACTAATGACCGTTTGCGTCTGAAGGGAGTGAATAATGTGCTGTTAGCTTACTCTCCGGGAATGGAATCTGATACGGTTGAGGAATATCTTGAACGCTATCCGGGGGATGATATTATAGATGTTCTCGGTACGGATGTATATCAGTTTGAACGTTCCCAGTATATCAAGCAATTGAACAAGATGCTGACGATTCTGACCGAGGCGGGCAAGAAGCACGATAAGCCTATTGCCCTGACCGAAACAGGATTGGAAGGCATTCCCGATTCTTTATGGTGGACAGGGACTCTGTTGCCTGTCATTGAGAAATATCCCCTCAGTTATGTACTGGTTTGGCGTAATGCGCGTGAAAAGTCCACTCATTATTATGCTCCCTATCCCGGACAAGTATCTGCCGATGATTTTGTGAAATTCAGTCGGTCTCCGAAAATATTGTTTGTCGGAGACAATTTTGAACTCTATAAATAA